ATAGATTTTAATATTAGAAAAGAATCCGGTAGAGAATAAACTTTTAATGGAGCTATCAATTTTTTTCTGATTATATTGATCCCCTACTCTATTTTCTAAATAAGCCTCAACAGTTTCAGGCGATATCCTTTGATTACCGGTAACCTTAATTTGTTTAATGCTTTCAGCGAGAGTGAGAGAGGGAAATAAAGCAAAAGCAAAAAAGTTAGCTAACTGTAAAAATCTTTTCATATAAAAAAAACTAAATTGGAATTCTTAACTGGATTATATAAATATTTGCTAGATTGCAATCTTTTTTTCAATAAATAACTTTGCTATTTGCCAAGCAGAAACTTTATATCATTAAAAATCGCAAAAATCATAAGAGAGGCAAGCACAACGATTCCAATCCTAAACCCATGAGCCTGAAGTGTTGCAGATAAAGGCTTACCTTTCAAAGCTTCGATCGCATAATATAACAAGTGTCCGCCGTCCAGTAACGGCACGGGAAATAAATTTATTAACCCTAAGTTGATTGAAATTAATGCAATAAACCACAGTACACCACCTAAACCGGCTTCAGCAGATTCTTTCGAATAAGACGCTATTTTTACAGGCCCCCCTATTTCTTCGCTTCCTCTTTGCCCGCTTAGAATCTGCCAAATACCCTTAAGCATAGAAGTTGATATACTATAAGTTTGCTTTAATGATTCATAAACCGACTCAAACAAATTCAAACTCACATGTTCAATATCCCTGGAAGCGATTCCCAGCATTGCCATTTTAATTTTATTTCCTTTTTTATCAGCAATCTCTTTAATCTCAGGAGTAACCCTAATATTAAAAGTTCGAGAATCTCTCATGATCTCTAAATTTATAGAGCTACCGGTATTAAGGACAATATTCTCCTTAAGCTCATTAAAACTTTTAATATTCTTTCCGTCTATGGATGTAACTATATCTCCTATTTCAATACCTGCTTTTTCAGCAGCACTCCCGGTAACGACACTACCGATTTCAGGTGACATAACCGCCTTACCGAAGCTAAAAAACATTCCGGTAAAAATAATAATTGCAGTCAGATAATTTGCTAAAGGACCCGCACCTACAATCATTGCTTTCTGCCATAACGGCTTAAAATAAAAAGATTTGCTTTTTTCTTCTTCCGATAACCCGCTAATCTTCTCAAAATCCGGGGTACTTGCTGGGTTAGCATCACCAAACATTTTTACATATCCGCCCATAGGAATTAGCGAGACTTTCCATCTGGTACCATACCGGTCATTCCAACCGAACAACTCTTTACCAAATCCTATGGAAAAAGTTTCCACACCTACCCCAAACTTTCTTGCAAAAAAGAAATGCCCACCTTCATGCAGAAAAACTACCACCGAAATAGTAATTACAAACCAAAAAATGGTAAGAATAATTTCAATTAAATGTTCCATTATTTTATTCCTGAGATTATAACAGCTTTAGTAGATTTGAATTTTTCTATATATTATGCCATGTCTGAAAAAGTAGCAATAGTTTGGTTTAGAAATGATCTTAGGATTTTAGATAACCCTGCTCTCTTCCATGCCTACAGCAATTATGATAAAGTTATTTTACTATATATATATGATGACCAACTTGGGGGAAGTTGGAAAATGGGCGGAGCTTCAAAGTGGTGGTTACATCATGCTTTATTTCACTTAAATAAAACTTTGGAACAAGAAAACTGCCGTCTGATTTTAAGGAAAGGCGATAGCTTAGAGCAGTTAAAACAAATTCTTTTTTCCACTAAAGCTCAGGAGATATTCTTTAACGGCATGTATGAACCATATAATATTAAGCTTGAACAAGAGATAGAGATACTTTGTGACTCATTAGAAATAACGGGAACCAGATTTCAAGGAAATTTACTTCTTGAACCATGGGAAACGAAAACTACTACAGGTAAGAATTTTTGTGTCTTCACTCCTTACTGGAATGCTTGTAAAAAACTGATAAATACTAAAGATCCGTTACCCAAACCGAAATTCAAACCTTATCATCCTGAGGTTGCCGACTGCAATTTAGATGACCTTAATTTGCTTCCTGCCATTAATTGGGCAGGCGGATTAAAAGCAACCTGGGAACCTTCGGAGAAAAAAGCTTTGGGACTGCTCGAAGAATTTATAGGTAACCAATTAAGCGGTTATAGTGAGCTTAGGAGCCGTCCTGATATGGTAGGTACCTCATCTCTTTCACCTTATTTACATTTCGGGCAAATTAGTGTTAGATATTTGTATAATAGTTTAAGATTTTTAAGTTATCAAAAACCCGCCCTTTCTACTCAAGTTGAAAAATACCTTTCTGAAATAGGCTGGAGAGAATTTGCTCACCATTTGCTATTTTTTTATCCTAATTTACCCAAAAAAAAACTTTCGAGAAAATTTTGATAAATTTCAATGGAATAGTGATACGGAACTACTGAGAGCCTGGCAGAGGGGGATGACCGGATACCCGATAGTTGATGCAGGTATGCGCCAATTAAGGAGTATAGGTTGGATGCATAATAGAGTCAGAATGATAGCTGCATCTTTTTTAACTAAAAATTTACTAATTTCCTGGCAAGAAGGAGCTAAATGGTTTTGGGATAACTTAGTTGATGCAGATCTGGCCAATAATTCCGCAAGCTGGCAGTGGGTAGCAGGCTCAGGCGCAGATGCCGCACCGTATTTTAGGATATTTAATCCAGTGATCCAGGGAGAAAAATTTGATCCCAAGGGAGAATATGTGAGAAGATGGGTTCCTGAGCTTAAAAGCTTGCAAAATAATGTAATTCATCAGCCTTGGAAAAGTTTTTTATCCAACAAATTTAATAATAGTATTAATTACCCGCAACCTATTGTTAAACTTGATAGTTCGCGCGCCAGGGCACTTGCTGTTTATAAACAAATTAAGCCTTGACAAAAAATACAAAAACACATAAAAAATAATAACTTAACAAAAATAGCACCTTCTATAAAACATTAAATTTTTGTTAAATCACACATATTTAGTTGACCCTAGCTACCCAAAGTAGTAAAATAATTACAATAATTAATAAAACCAGTTAAAATTATGGCTCTTGAAAGCTTAGATATTCCTTTAGAAAATATTATTTCTAAGAAAGAAGTAAGAGAAAAAACTAGTTTAGAAACTTCCCCTTCGGAAGAAGAAGTAAGGGAACAGATTAAATTAATGTTGAGAGAAAAGCTTCAGGTAATGTATTCATACATGCAAGAATCTAAGAAGGCTTCTAATAACATGACTGCCTCTCAAACATTTGAAAGTGATGCTGTAATCATACCTAGTATAGAAGAATCAAAAGAAGCTTTCAAAGAGATTGATATGGGAGGTTCGGCATTTCATATGTTTGATGCTCCTAAGAGTGAAGCCCCTACTCAATCAACAGCGACTGAAGACGAGCTTGAAGAGTTTAAGCGCGATGCTGTTGTTATACCACGAGCAGTTGCAAGTCTGAACATTGCGCCTCAAAAAGCAAAACTACTCTCAAGCTCAAATGAAAATCAAACAATTGTTGAGCTTTCGCCAAAAGATGAATTTGAAGAAGGTTTTGTACATGTTGACGAGCCGACATTTGTGGAGTTGTGCTCTACTAAGTATTTTGACTCCATTTTAAGCGGTGCAAAAACCTTATGGGCTGCGAAGTCTCACCTTCCGGTTGTAACTTCTACTGCACTCGCTCTTTATTCTAATTTCTCGCTTATTACCTGTGCAGGAGTTTCTCTTTCGGTAATAGCCGGCTTAGATTATGCAATTAATGAAAATTGTGATAGAACTAAGGCCTTGCTTGGAGCTGCAGTTACTATCAGCGGTCTTGGAATCGGTGCACCGATAGCACAAAAATTGCTTGTTGCCGGGATTAGTTCAGTCGGAATCTTTGCAGTTGGTGCTTCCATATTTAACCCTGCTACTTTTGCAGGAATGGTTATAGGTGGAGCATCTACTTTCATGCTAAGTAAAACAGGTTACTGCCTTACAGCTGCATCTTGTTTAGGTCTTTCTACATACTTATCTAGTGTACTATCTACCACAGATGCACAAGATTTTGTGAAAGATGCTGTAAGAGCAGCAATTACTGATGAAATACAAGGTGAATTAGGTCGCCAAGTTGAAAATTGTAATAATCAGGTAGTGCTTGGTTTTATTCCTGTCGGCAAAATATTTAGTCCTATTACCAATTATTTAAATAATAAAGCATGCAATAAAGTTGAGAGTGTTGTTAACAACACTATTACTGACCGTATTCTTAATATTGGAGAAAATGGTCAAACCTCAGCACTTAATTATTGGAAAGGAAACGGGGACAAATTTTTAAACAGCCTTATGTTCTTCCCTAAGTGCCTTGTTGAATTTGCACCAATGGCGCTTGAATCTTGCAAGAACTATTATCAGAAAAACTTTAATTCTACTGTGATTGGCTTAGGTGGCTCAAATGCAGAATTGATGCAACGTTAGTAAAAATAGTTATTAACTAATTATATATTACCAATCTATAATGTAGGTTGGTAATTTTTTATTTGCTGCATTAACTAATTTTAATAAAAAAAATTATATAAGAGCTAAATTTACCTTGAAACTTAGCTTGTTATTGTATAAAAATAATCCAGTACGGTTTTGCCGCCGTAGCACAGTGGTAGTGCACTTCATTGGTAATGAAGAGGTCGCAGGTTCGATTTCTGCCGGCGGCACCAGTTAAAGCTTAGGATACAGCGTTTTTATAAAATTTATAAAATCTTAGTTTTCTACATATTTTCTACACTTGGTATAAAAAGATTTGGTAAAAATATAATTTATTAAATTTAGTATTTATAAAGGTTATAAATATAAAAGAATGATTTGCATAAGCAAAAAGGCAGCTTGTGCTTTCTTCATACTAATAAACTTTATTTGAACAAAATTTCTTGTAATTTCTTTACCAGCATAGAATGCTTAGTCGGGTTCTCTTCTTTAAGCTTTATAATATTTGCTAATTTCCACTATACGGCAGGTAAGGTATTTAGTTTCTCAATCCCACATAAGCTCCAGTCCGGATTTCCCTTCTTAAAGCTAATCAGCAAATGTTTGTCATTTTCAGTTAAAATATTTTGTATAATGTTAGTTACCTTTTTCCAGGTTACTTTTAAATCAGCATAGCTAAACGGCTTTATAGACATTCCTAAAAAATGTTTTATAAAAAGTTCTTCTTGGTTTATATAATGGCCCCTAGTTTTTGGACAGAAAAAAGACTAAAATGAGGTAAACAGCTCTAAGAAAGAAGGAGCAAGGAATGAAGAAACAAATAAAACACTACAGTGCTGAAGAGAAGGCTAAGGTAGCAATAGAAGCTTTAAAAGGAGAGCTAACGATAGCCCAAATCAGCAGCAAATACGGGGTTCATGCGAATCAGATATACCGGTGGAAGCAAGAAGCTATAGAGGGCATGATATATGGGTTTAAGAGCAAAGCAAAAGTGAAGGATAATAGCGAGGAAGATCTAATAAAGAGCTTATACGAGCAAATAGGACAGTTAACCGTAGAACGGGACTGGTTGAAAAAAAAATCTAAGCTGTTTGGCATTGGAACATAGAAAGGAGCTGATAGAGCCTGGGCATGGTAATTTGAGTGTGGCTAGGCAATGCAAATTGTTGACCCTCAACCGCTCGACTTACTATTACAAGAAGCAAGGATTAAAAGGAGAGGATTATAAGATAATGAAGCGAATAGACGAAATATTTACACAGCACCCTTATTATGGAGCTAGAAGAATGGCGCAGGTTCTGAAAGATGAAGGATATGAGGTAGGGCGCAAGAAGATAAGTAAATACTATAGATTAATGGCTCTAGAGGCTATTTATCCGAAAATGAATTTAAGTAAGAGGAACCAAGCCCATAAGGTCTATCCGTATCTATTAAGTGGTTTAGAGATCAATAGGCATAACCAAGTATGGAGTGCTGACATTACCTATGTAAGGCTCAAGCAAGGTTTTGTGTATTTAGTGGCGATCATAGATTGGTATAGCAGATATATCCTAAGCTGGAGGGTATCTATTAGCCTTGAGAGTGAGTTCTGCGTGGATGCCTTGAATGATGCTCTAGCTCGAAATGGAAAACCTGAAATATTTAATACCGATCAAGGAGTGCAGTTCACTTCTAAGGCCTTTATTGAAACCCTCGAAAAAAGCAAAATAGCTATAAGTATGGATAGCAAAGGCAGAGCTTTAGATAACATATTTATCGAGCGCTTTTGGCGATCATTAAAGCAAGAGAAAATATATAGGATAGAGCTAAATACCGTAAAAGAAACAAAGGAGGCTATCAATGAATACATGAATTTTTATAACAAACACAGGCTGCATCAATCATTAGGGTATAAAACCCCTAAAAATGTGCACTTTACAACCGTTAAAACCAACCTCGTAGAGGAGAAAAGTGGGTTTACCTCTATGCCTCTGCAAGACCAAGAACTTAATTTAATTGATAATAATTTTAAGGAGCTTTACACCTCTATTTAATTAAAAATTTGTCTAGACATATGGTGCCACGATAATAGTATTGTAAAATTGCTTTTAGATCATGGTAGTGATCCTTGGATAATTAATAAGAATGGTAAAAAACCAGTAGAACTAGCAAACGAGGATACTATTAGAGATTTGCTTAAGAATAAGCAAAATGAGAGGTTAGGATACAATTTACCATGGTCATCATCATATTCATCATATTTAATAGAAGGCTCCTTAGGAAATGGTACTGCCTCTAGGGATAAAGGTTGGGTTTCCATAATAAAGCAAGAGAGAAACAAAGAGAGCGAGCATTACCATGATTAATATTTCAAGAATTAGAATTTATAATATTTAAAGTGTTTTTCTCTTAATAAGATAAAGAATAGAGAAGAGTTTTTGCAACAAACTGTGTAAAAAACCAAGTAAGTATTATCAAATAATTATTAGGCTTAGGTTAATAAATTATTTATATATAACTACAAATAAATCGCGAGGTTGCATCATTTTATATACTTAAAGTATTAACATTTATATTAACAAATAATTATATCAAACTCATAACCAACTGTATATTTTATAAATTATTTTTCACCTTCCAGTAGCTTTCCCCCCGCTTCTTTGCAAGAACCGTCGCCATTAACATAGTAATATAACCTAGCCTTCTTTATCCCTAGTTTCTTTGCAACTTTCTCAGCTATTGACTTACGATTTGACATGGCAGCCACTGCCATCTGTAATGTTGCTACGTCCTTATCTCCTTTATTGCTTAATACCTGCCCATTTAGCTATGGTACTTTTACTGATCCCTAGACCCTCCGCTGCTTGACTGAGGCTATATCCTTCTTCAGTTATTAGCCTTACTGCTTCTACTTTAAATTCTTTTGTATAATTCCTTCTTGTTTCTTTTCTCATTTCTTTCCTCTGATCGGTTATTTCTTTTTTATCAGAGTTCCTTTTCTCCTTCTCTACTTTTTCGGGACAACATTATTCTAAAAAACCTCATAAAACTAGATAACTTCTTCTTTTAATTTCATTCTTTGCAACGCTACCAATTAACTAAATTGTTA
The endosymbiont of Acanthamoeba sp. UWC8 DNA segment above includes these coding regions:
- a CDS encoding IS3 family transposase; its protein translation is MEHRKELIEPGHGNLSVARQCKLLTLNRSTYYYKKQGLKGEDYKIMKRIDEIFTQHPYYGARRMAQVLKDEGYEVGRKKISKYYRLMALEAIYPKMNLSKRNQAHKVYPYLLSGLEINRHNQVWSADITYVRLKQGFVYLVAIIDWYSRYILSWRVSISLESEFCVDALNDALARNGKPEIFNTDQGVQFTSKAFIETLEKSKIAISMDSKGRALDNIFIERFWRSLKQEKIYRIELNTVKETKEAINEYMNFYNKHRLHQSLGYKTPKNVHFTTVKTNLVEEKSGFTSMPLQDQELNLIDNNFKELYTSI
- a CDS encoding FAD-binding domain-containing protein, encoding MLTICYFFILIYPKKNFRENFDKFQWNSDTELLRAWQRGMTGYPIVDAGMRQLRSIGWMHNRVRMIAASFLTKNLLISWQEGAKWFWDNLVDADLANNSASWQWVAGSGADAAPYFRIFNPVIQGEKFDPKGEYVRRWVPELKSLQNNVIHQPWKSFLSNKFNNSINYPQPIVKLDSSRARALAVYKQIKP
- a CDS encoding deoxyribodipyrimidine photo-lyase — translated: MSEKVAIVWFRNDLRILDNPALFHAYSNYDKVILLYIYDDQLGGSWKMGGASKWWLHHALFHLNKTLEQENCRLILRKGDSLEQLKQILFSTKAQEIFFNGMYEPYNIKLEQEIEILCDSLEITGTRFQGNLLLEPWETKTTTGKNFCVFTPYWNACKKLINTKDPLPKPKFKPYHPEVADCNLDDLNLLPAINWAGGLKATWEPSEKKALGLLEEFIGNQLSGYSELRSRPDMVGTSSLSPYLHFGQISVRYLYNSLRFLSYQKPALSTQVEKYLSEIGWREFAHHLLFFYPNLPKKKLSRKF
- a CDS encoding transposase translates to MKKQIKHYSAEEKAKVAIEALKGELTIAQISSKYGVHANQIYRWKQEAIEGMIYGFKSKAKVKDNSEEDLIKSLYEQIGQLTVERDWLKKKSKLFGIGT
- a CDS encoding transposase yields the protein MRKETRRNYTKEFKVEAVRLITEEGYSLSQAAEGLGISKSTIAKWAGIKQ
- the rseP gene encoding RIP metalloprotease RseP; this encodes MEHLIEIILTIFWFVITISVVVFLHEGGHFFFARKFGVGVETFSIGFGKELFGWNDRYGTRWKVSLIPMGGYVKMFGDANPASTPDFEKISGLSEEEKSKSFYFKPLWQKAMIVGAGPLANYLTAIIIFTGMFFSFGKAVMSPEIGSVVTGSAAEKAGIEIGDIVTSIDGKNIKSFNELKENIVLNTGSSINLEIMRDSRTFNIRVTPEIKEIADKKGNKIKMAMLGIASRDIEHVSLNLFESVYESLKQTYSISTSMLKGIWQILSGQRGSEEIGGPVKIASYSKESAEAGLGGVLWFIALISINLGLINLFPVPLLDGGHLLYYAIEALKGKPLSATLQAHGFRIGIVVLASLMIFAIFNDIKFLLGK